In the genome of Globicephala melas chromosome 3, mGloMel1.2, whole genome shotgun sequence, one region contains:
- the CD180 gene encoding CD180 antigen, protein MAPRVGCFLLAVLISASCKVATSSDPMCTEKEANKTYNCENLGLREIPDTLPNTTEFLEFGFNFLPAIQNITFSRLINLIFLDLTRCQINWVHEDTFQNHHQLNTIVLTGNPLIFMAETSLTGPKLLKHLFLTQTGISSLEFIPVHNLENLESLHLGSNCISSINLPQNFPTRNLKVLDFQNNAIHYISSKDINALEQATNLSLNFNGNDIKGIEPGAFNSKIFQSLKFGGSLNLSVILKGLQNSTIQSLWLGTFEDTDDQDLTSATFEGLCDMAVESINLQKHHFGGFSPSTFRCFTRLQELDLTATHLKGLPSGIEGMNSLRKLVLNANSFDQLCQINAASFPSLTDLSVKGNRKKLDLGVRCLENLENLQKLDLSHSDIEASDCCNLQLKNLPHLQYLNLSYNEPLGLEDQAFKECPWLELLDLAFTHLHVKPSQSPFQNLHLLRVLNLSHCLLDTSNRHLLEGLLDLRHLNVQGNHFQDGSLSKTNLLQTVSSLEILILSSCELLSIDQQAFHGLGKMSHLDLSHNSLTGDSMDALSPLKGIYLNLAANNIRIIPSHLLPTLSQQSTINLSHNPLDCTCSNIHFITWYKENLHKLEGSEETVCADPPPLRGVKLSDVKLSCGMTGMGIFFLVVFVFLLIVLLIFSVKFLLRWKYQHI, encoded by the exons AAAGAAGCCAACAAGACATATAACTGTGAAAATTTAGGTCTCAGAGAGATTCCTGACACTCTACCAAATACAACAGAATTTTTGGAATTCGGCTTTAACTTCTTGCCTGCAATTCAAAATATAACCTTCAGCAGACTCATAAATCTTATCTTCTTGGATTTGACCAG GTGCCAGATTAACTGGGTACATGAAGATACTTTTCAAAACCATCACCAACTGAACACCATTGTGTTAACTGGAAATCCCCTGATATTCATGGCAGAAACATCACTTACCGGGCCCAAGTTGCTGAAGCATCTTTTCTTAACCCAAACAGGAATATCCAGTCTTGAGTTTATCCCAGTGCACAACCTGGAAAACCTGGAAAGTTTGCATCTTGGAAGCAACTGTATTTCCTCCATTAATCTCCCACAAAACTTCCCAACACGGAATCTGAAAGTCCTGGATTTTCAGAATAATGCTATACACTACATCTCTAGTAAAGACATAAACGCTCTGGAACAGGCCACGAACCTAAGCCTTAACTTCAATGGCAATGACATTAAAGGCATTGAGCCTGGGGCTTTCAATTCAAAAATCTTTCAAAGTTTGAAATTTGGAGGGTCTCTCAACTTGTCTGTTATATTGAAAGGTCTACAGAACTCTACTATTCAGTCTCTTTGGCTGGGGACATTTGAGGACACTGATGACCAAGACCTCACTTCAGCCACATTTGAGGGACTTTGTGACATGGCTGTTGAGAGCATCAACCTACAAAAGCaccatttcggtggcttctcacCTTCTACATTTCGGTGCTTCACTCGACTCCAGGAGTTGGATCTGACGGCAACTCACTTGAAAGGACTACCCTCTGGAATTGAGGGTATGAACTCTCTCAGGAAATTAGTTCTCAATGCAAATAGTTTTGACCAATTGTGTCAAATCAATGCTGCCAGTTTCCCATCCCTTACAGACCTCTCTGTCAAAGGCAACAGGAAGAAACTTGACCTCGGTGTCAGGTGTTTGGAAAACCTAGAAAATCTTCAGAAACTTGATTTAAGTCACAGTGATATTGAGGCTTCTGACTGTTGCAATCTGCAACTCAAAAACCTGCCCCACTTGCAGTACTTAAACCTGAGCTACAATGAGCCCCTTGGTCTCGAGGATCAGGCGTTCAAAGAATGTCCTTGGCTAGAACTACTGGATTTGGCCTTTACCCACCTGCATGTTAAGCCTTCACAAAGTCCTTTCCAAAACCTCCATCTCCTGCGGGTTCTGAATCTCTCTCACTGCCTCCTTGATACCAGCAATCGGCACCTTCTAGAAGGCCTGCTGGATCTCCGGCATCTGAATGTACAGGGGAATCACTTTCAAGATGGGAGCCTCTCAAAGACCAACCTACTTCAGACAGTGAGTAGCTTGGAGATTCTGATTTTATCCTCTTGTGAGCTCCTCTCCATAGACCAGCAAGCATTCCACGGCCTTGGGAAAATGAGCCACTTAGACTTAAGCCACAACAGCCTGACAGGCGATAGCATGGATGCTCTTAGCCCTCTTAAGGGGATCTACCTCAATCTGGCCGCCAATAACATTCGCATCATCCCATCCCATCTCCTCCCCACCTTGTCTCAGCAGAGCACCATTAATTTAAGTCACAATCCCCTGGACTGCACTTGCTCAAATATCCATTTCATAACATGGTACAAAGAAAACCTGCATAAACTCGAGGGCTCGGAGGAGACCGTGTGTGCAGATCCCCCACCTTTAAGGGGAGTTAAGCTGTCTGATGTCAAACTGTCCTGTGGGATGACGGGTATGGGCATTTTCTTTCTTGTCGTATTTGTATTCCTGCTCATCGTTCTGCTCATATTTTCAGTTAAATTTCTTCTTAGGTGGAAATACCAGCACATTTAG